The nucleotide window CCAAATTCTCTTTAGTACTTAGAGCATACACACTCTTTAAAttataagaattttataaaaataactgatTCCGAAGACTTGTAAGAGTATGAATAAGCAATCTTTTTATACAGGCAAGAGACtttgcaaatgaaaagaaatactcAACACATTTAGGAATATGGAAGTGGTGTGAGCATTCCTTTATATTCACCCGTCCCATTTGTTTCTTCAAAGTACTTGAATAAAGAGGTATTTTTACACCCATGTTGATAGCAGCGTTATTCACAGTAGTCAgaaggtggaagcaactcaagtgtccatcaacagatatgagtggtaaacaaaatgtagtatatacatacaagGATATATTATTCAACCTTCAGGAAGGAGATTttgacacatgctgcaacatggatgaactttgaagacatgcCAAGTGAAAAGCTGGTCACTAAAGGACAGAAATTGTATGATTCTTCTTTTATGAGgttcctagagtagtcaaatttgtaggtacagaaagtagaatggtggttgccaggggctgggcggAGAAGGTAATGGGAATCAgggtttaatgggtatagagtttcagctggagaagatgaaaaagttctagaggtggatggtggtgatggttgtgcatCAATGTAGAATGTACTTAATATCACAGAACTGTactctttaaaatggttaaccaTTGGTAAccattgttacatttttaaaccatgataaatttttgttttatatatatgtttttttttttttcttgctctgtcgcccaggctggagtgcagtagtgccgtctgggttcactgcaaactccgcctcctgggttcaagcaattcttctgcctcagcctcctgagtagctgggactgcaggtgtgtgccaccatgcctagctaattttttgtagtttttagtagagatggggtttcacctgttagccaggatggtgtcaatctcctgacctcatgatccccctgcctcggcctcccaaagtgctgggattacaggcatgagccaccgctcccagcctttgttatatatttatagaaagagagaaagtagtTGAATAGAATGAAGTCACCCACCAAGTTTATAAACCAGTAGGCTTTTGACATACTAGAGGAATGTCCCTAGATAATGGAACATTACTTCTCCGAACCTTTCCTTGGAATGATGCTCACAGATTTCTTCTGGTGTTGGCCATTTGGAACAATGGGCAAGTTAAAACCCCAATCATTGTTACCTCACTAATTAAATGTGATGCCTCTTGGGTTAGGGATTTGTAGCACTCACTAAAGTTTCTTTAATTCTTATCTGTAGGACAAGTATTGGATAGCCGGAGTCAGTCTCCATGGAGATTATCTTTGATAACAGATTTCTTCTGGGGAATAGCTGAGTTTGTGGTTTTGTTGTAAGTATAGAAGTGCTCTTAATTGCCCTGATATTTAAGTTGACAGGAGTACATCATGTGCATTATGTTAGGTATATTAAATAAGCCCAACTTTCCTGAAACAGTTTTctattgcaatttaaaaaatagctttacACAGGGAAATAGACTTTAGTGATAAAGCTGCTACCACCAGATAGCTTATGATTATGAGTATATGTTAGTTGGATTGGTAAACTTGACCACGTCTTAACCTTGGTGGTAACTACTTCAACCTATGGCTGGGTCTGTCAATTCTGATTCTAAATGACTGGGCCTCACTTTCTCTCtactattcttgttttttttttttttttttgtgcgtGCAACTTTCATTCTATATTATATAACAAGTAAATAAAAGGTTTTATatcctggtttaaaaaaaattccaaagtagTGAACTTTTTTATAATGAAGGGTTAGAATTGGTAAAGgagacaaaaatttaaatgtcttcATAATTGTAAGCAGTTACTAGTTAAATGCATGTTTTGGTCTTTTACATGCTGTTTGTTAGAATTGTTCATCAATAATTAAGAAGTCTTACCTATTCctaaatttgaatatatatttgagTGTCTCATGATCAGGGAACTGTAGGGATGCAAAGATGTGGGAGACCCTTTTTTCATCGAGTTTACTGTcagtaaatatcttcatattgcAAGGGTGGGCATGATTGGGAGGTGAACATCAGAGGAAGTTATCCCAGATAAAGGAAACCACATGAAGGATGGCATAGAAGTTTGAGTATCAGGCTGTGGTCTTTATGCTTAATTTGATCTTAGCTGTGGTttagaaagtttaattttatgGCTATATATAGCATAAACTAGATGGtgtagaatgtaaaatggaagagATGGTTCCATAGAAAAGTACAACAGGGCACAGGAGAGGCCCTAAGTTACCCAATCCAAAACTTACTCTCTTACAAATTTCACCTACTCCATGTTGTTtataaaagtactttttaaactCAGTTAAATCCTtccatataattttacatatcatttttaaaaattccatttcaatGGATTCCCAGAAGCCCTGTGCCTTTGCCACACCACCCTTGGCCCCTCCTTCCCTAAGATGTTAGGTAGACTTTTGAAGGGGAAATGAACATGAGACACTGTAAAAACCTGATGGCTGATTTAAAGTGGAGGTCAGGGATGACTCTGGTTTCATGCTCTGTCTAGGGGAGTTATTAGCAAATAAGAAATACAAGGAAGGGTAGATTTGGTGTACAACATAGCACATTCAGTTTAGACACATGATTAAGTTAGATGGTGTTGTCCAGCTGGCTGCAAGAAATGTGGGTTAGGAGCTAAGTGGATTTAGTGATCCTCTCACAGAGATGATAGTTAAAAACCgtggaaatatattttagaatgttGTCAAAAGCGATACCTTTGTTGTTTTCTGCCCCTTGTTTCAGTTTCAAAACTCTGCTTCAGCAAGatgtgaaaaaaagaagaagctacGGAAACTCATCTGATTCCAGATATGATGATGGAAGAGGGTACAGCTTTTTAAATTGATAATAGTTGTTTTTATCTCTTTGTATACTTTTATTAAATTAGACATTTTAGGTAGATAGAGTTagatttttggaaattaaaagtttaaatcctattttacaaaattaatgcGTTACTGTAAATTAAAAGTCAAATTGCCTCTGATTTGATAATAATCAGTTAATCTGACAAAGCTAAAATATACATCAAATATCCCATGGAAAAAGCCTAAATTAGAGGATGAAAACTGATGGCCAACATTAAAATCTAAAGATTCCATTGTAACATCTGGATTTCCAGTTGCTGATTAAAAACTTAGAAgattgccgggcgcggtggcttatgcctgtaatcccagcactttgggaggccgaggcgggtggatcacaaggtcaagagatcgagaccatcctgatcaacatgatgaaaccccgtctctactaaaatacaaaaattagctgggtgtggtggtgtgcgcctgtagtctcagctactcaggaggctgaggcaggagaattgtttgaacccaggaggtggaggttgcagtgagctgagatcgtgccactgcactccagcctggagacagagtgggactccatctcaaaaaaaaaagccttaaagaTCAAGATCAAGTAGCACTGGGCTAGGCTTATGTTTCTACCTGGCAAAAATCAGCTGGAGCTGGGTTTCAGTGGAACATTACTGGAGGTGCTGTTCAGTTCATCACAATCCTTTCTTGACTCAGTTCCTTGTGTGCATTATGTGTCTGATTCCtttaagtgttttaatttttgcctCCTGACCTAAAATGgtagtttctattttaaattgtgttttaggGTCATGCGGGTGCTGAAAAAGAAAAGGGTCTAGTTGAGTGCTTTTAAAAGGAGACAATTAAAGTTGTGTCTATCAAACAGTAGatactaactttttattttattaggccACCGGGAAACCCTCCCCGAAGAATGGGTAGAATCAATCATCTGCATGGCCCTAGTCCCCCTCCAATGGCTGGTGGATGAGGAAGGTAACTTCAGATCTGAAATTCTTTTGTaggattttgttttgaaaatgcttctgtactaatgttttctttaagaaGCTGCCCAACAGCTTATAATTACTCAGacattatttggaaatatatttgttATCTTAACCCTTGAAAAATTCACTGGCCTTATTATcaaaatgtcttttgagaaaggtTTTATAACATGTAATATGTTGGGCTTTTCACACAGATCCAAATTAATAACCAGTAACTAATTATTGTAACATTTTCTTTCAGGTAAATGTCTGCTCTAAGAAGCAGACAACCGGACATGCACGTTCATAGCAGAAGGAAAACATCAAGAAGTGGAAGGCTGACCATGATGAGCAGTAGATGAATGTGTATGTCTGAACAAGGactgctctgtgtcctcacagatGAATGAGGTCATGCTGGGAATTCCCTCTGCAGGGAACTGGCCTGACTGACATGCAGTTCCATAAATGCGGATGTTTGTCTCATTACCTTTTTGTATCGTTTATTAAAGTATTAATATAGttttaataagtaaatatttttaggttGCAGAATGGACTCCTCATCTTTATATTCACGAAAAAACaatctgaagaaaataaataaaagcctgtGTATTTAGCACTGTTAGTGTCACCTTTTCAACTTCTGAAACACTGttcattgttaattttttctcatttataaatcaCACTATTTATTTTAGTAGTATGCATATCATATCTGTgctcttgaattaatttttatttttaatatatttgtctcATCAATCTTTAATACATCATGTCTGACTTGCTACCAAATATAATTATCAGGGTATTTATAAAGCCATAGCTAACAAAACTGagctacaaaatgaaaatttactaAATAGTCTTTAAAATCATGGACTtcagcctggcgcggtggctcatgcctgtaatcccagcactgtgggaggctgaggcgggcagattgcctaagttcaggagtttgagaccagcctgcaacatgatgaaacctaaaataacaaaaattagccaggtgtggtagtatgcacctgtaatccctgctactcaggaggcggaggcaggagaatcgcttcaatccgggaggcggaggttgctgtgagcatgccactgcactcctgcctaggtgacagagggagaccctgtctcaaaaaaaataaataaataaaatcatgggCTTCCATGCTATCTTTACAAATTTGCACTCTATAGTATCACTCAAAATACTGCCTATTGGCTTTAAACTCCATCTGAATACTGATAACTTTCACATTCTTTCACTAGAGTGGAAGCTCTGAGACTAGGAATTTTGTTGTCTTTAACCCCAGTCCTTTGAATAGTGACTACATGTAAGATAGTCATGTAGTATTTATTGgaaataagtatttattggaaAAACGAAAACATAATTCCTCTTCTGGTGTTTAACAGGCTTTGAAACCAAGTGTTCAGGTGAAAGcctttttatattgatttatcAGCATTTATACAACCCCGTTTGTCAGGAAATGGGATGTTGTGGCATAAGATACCAGTGTTCAGGATAAAGAAGCAATTACAATGCAGGTTTCAGGATAAGGATAACAGTTTGCTGGCCACTTCAATTATGTgtcaggtttttttatttttttatttttatttttgagacagggtctcactcttatccaggctggagtacagtggctgctcactgcagccttgaccttttgGGCTAAAGTGATCTCCCACTatggcctccctaaatgctgggattacacatgtgagccacaatgcccagcctgtgaatttttacacattttaaattctgACAAAGTGAGGgatatgtataatgtatacatatatacaaagtgaggtaaatgtataatgacatttgCATTATACAGATACATGCAAGGGTTCAGTAAAGTTTGGCAGCTTCCTAGATTGTATTGCCAGTGAATGGcagaggcattattaaacctccACCTTACTCTATAGCGGGGAGACCATGGCAGAGTCTCAGTAGGTGGTTGATTGTTGTTACTGATGGCTCTTTCTGAGCATGTGAACCATGGTCCTCTTCTGCCTCCTAGCACTGCTGCTGCAGGACTTGTTCCTCAGGTCTTATCCCAGAGTCCTGGCTGCATTTGACATTCAGGTATTCTTTGCACTTCAGATAGAGTGTAAAACACAGGTTCTTGAGTACTTTATGC belongs to Pongo pygmaeus isolate AG05252 chromosome 2, NHGRI_mPonPyg2-v2.0_pri, whole genome shotgun sequence and includes:
- the SELENOK gene encoding selenoprotein K isoform X1; this translates as MVYISNGQVLDSRSQSPWRLSLITDFFWGIAEFVVLFFKTLLQQDVKKRRSYGNSSDSRYDDGRGPPGNPPRRMGRINHLHGPSPPPMAGGUGR
- the SELENOK gene encoding selenoprotein K isoform X2; translated protein: MVYISNGQVLDSRSQSPWRLSLITDFFWGIAEFVVLFFKTLLQQDVKKRRSYGNSSDSRYDDGRGPPGNPPRRMGRINHLHGPSPPPMAGGUGR